A region from the Clostridium beijerinckii genome encodes:
- a CDS encoding Cof-type HAD-IIB family hydrolase, producing MIKLIAADMDGTLIGKNHDIPKENIEAIKAAQKNGIKFAIATGRAYCDVEPFIHKYDLQCDCVVLNGAEYRDINGHIVEHTYIEKKRSIEILETMKCKDLAIEIYTDDGFYTTNTKEETLAGMIKRSLAFNPELRDEEEILKYAKNNPHFKNMKYITDMNEFLNRNNNIAKFVSFSQSQEIINKVRKKMEVLEGLAVSASFGTNIEVNHMDAEKGKILAKVAQKLNIKKDEVVVLGDGLNDYSMFTEFENSFAMGNAVDEIKEAAKYITDTNVNFGVAKAIHLILNGEL from the coding sequence ATGATTAAGTTAATAGCCGCAGATATGGATGGAACATTGATTGGGAAAAATCACGATATACCAAAAGAAAATATAGAAGCAATTAAGGCTGCACAAAAAAATGGAATTAAGTTTGCAATTGCTACGGGAAGAGCATATTGCGATGTAGAGCCGTTTATACATAAATATGACTTACAATGTGATTGTGTTGTATTAAATGGAGCAGAATATAGAGACATTAATGGACATATAGTTGAACATACTTATATTGAAAAAAAACGATCAATAGAAATTTTAGAGACAATGAAATGTAAAGATTTAGCTATAGAAATATATACAGATGACGGATTTTATACAACAAATACAAAAGAAGAAACTTTAGCAGGAATGATAAAAAGATCTCTTGCATTCAATCCAGAATTAAGAGATGAAGAAGAAATACTAAAATATGCTAAGAATAATCCACATTTTAAAAATATGAAATATATTACAGATATGAATGAATTTTTAAATAGAAACAATAATATAGCAAAGTTTGTATCTTTTTCTCAATCACAAGAAATTATAAATAAGGTTCGTAAAAAGATGGAAGTATTAGAAGGACTAGCTGTATCAGCAAGTTTTGGAACTAACATTGAAGTAAATCATATGGATGCTGAGAAGGGAAAAATTCTTGCAAAAGTAGCACAAAAATTGAACATAAAAAAGGATGAGGTAGTAGTGCTTGGAGATGGCTTAAATGATTATTCTATGTTTACAGAATTTGAAAATTCTTTTGCAATGGGGAATGCAGTTGATGAAATAAAAGAAGCAGCTAAATATATTACAGATACAAATGTGAATTTCGGAGTAGCTAAAGCAATACATCTCATATTAAATGGAGAATTATAA
- a CDS encoding AcrB/AcrD/AcrF family protein encodes MSITEISVKRPAAMWMAVILFIGLGIMGYKSMGADLMPSMNIPVISIMTTYNGASAEDIKKDIVKPIEDAVSGISGVDILNSSAGEGYGTVTITFKMSANINTAYLDVQKAVENASAALPKAANKPTLFKMDMSAIPILAVSINGNASYDELYNQSDILKQRLEKIPGVGSISLMGSDKKQLMIKIDKAAMEYYGVNIDALTGTLQGANVNIPGGVIKQDNLDESVRIVGQFSTIDAARNLLIPASNGITIRLGDIAKIDLEVPDATTLTRFSGEKTMAMIIGKQSDANVVEVANSVKKELEDIKKTLPNGTDVNILMDTTTFITSSLTEIKHNLVEGIIITAIVLYLFFRSFRSSLVVLVAIPTSLVATFFMMYQMHFTLNMLSLMGLSLVVGTLVDDSIVVIENIQRHMDMGKNPIQAAIEGRKEVGMAAVAITLCDIVVFAPISFVDGMIGQMFREFGLTIVAATLFSLIVSFTITPMLSSRLLKDESIKENKMKKVRNNFFTRISSKTDGSFEKFIEVYRKSLIWSLDNREKVLAIVVAGIVLSVALIPMGLIKSEFIPVADQSSFTINMKLTPGSTLKQTDEKVMEIEKYLQETKEVKNYFSMIGQNGEQSTDKATAQIYVNLVPKGERKISQSELTRQVRAFGTKMSGVDFNVSESNSSGGSSKPVSIKIKGDDSDTIKELSNEVEKLINTIPGVIDISNSSSARSSELRVNIDSLAATQYNLSTANVGSVVRMALSGTNVGVYRSNNEENDITLKFENGQIKSAEDLKSLKITNSLGEQIPLSQVASIQKIDSNPSISREDKQDMVTVEANLQGRVLGEVTNDINTKLKSLSIPNGYSINFGGNQKQMAESFSSLGLALIASLALVYMILVVLYESFLTPFIRMMALPCAIIGAFVLLALTGQTLNMMSMIGLIMLEGLASKNGTLLIDYTNTLMKRGHNLRDALIESGVTRLRPIIMTSATMIVSMLPVALSIGEGTEMKKSMAIVIIGGMIASTALSPIILPVIYTLMDDLKRVVSFKKKKVQSLEGGTTNEV; translated from the coding sequence ATGAGTATAACTGAGATATCAGTAAAAAGACCAGCGGCCATGTGGATGGCAGTAATTTTATTCATTGGATTAGGAATTATGGGGTATAAAAGTATGGGGGCAGATTTAATGCCTTCTATGAATATTCCTGTTATATCTATAATGACAACATACAATGGTGCTAGTGCAGAAGATATAAAAAAAGACATTGTAAAACCTATTGAAGATGCAGTATCAGGAATAAGTGGTGTTGATATTCTTAATTCCAGCGCAGGAGAAGGATATGGAACAGTTACAATAACCTTTAAAATGAGCGCAAATATAAACACCGCATATTTAGATGTTCAGAAAGCGGTCGAAAATGCATCAGCAGCACTTCCTAAAGCTGCAAATAAGCCTACTTTATTTAAGATGGATATGAGTGCTATACCTATTTTGGCAGTTTCAATAAATGGAAATGCCAGTTATGATGAACTTTATAATCAATCAGATATTTTAAAACAAAGATTAGAAAAAATACCTGGAGTAGGAAGCATTTCCTTAATGGGTTCAGATAAAAAGCAATTGATGATAAAGATTGACAAAGCGGCTATGGAGTATTATGGAGTGAACATTGATGCTTTGACGGGAACCCTACAAGGAGCAAACGTCAATATACCAGGTGGAGTGATTAAACAGGACAACTTAGATGAATCTGTTAGAATTGTTGGTCAGTTTAGCACCATTGACGCTGCAAGAAATCTTTTAATACCTGCTAGCAATGGTATAACAATTCGTCTTGGTGATATTGCTAAGATTGATTTGGAAGTTCCAGATGCCACCACATTAACAAGATTTAGTGGTGAAAAGACTATGGCAATGATAATTGGAAAACAAAGTGATGCAAATGTCGTAGAAGTTGCTAATTCTGTAAAAAAAGAATTAGAAGATATTAAAAAAACACTTCCAAATGGGACAGATGTTAATATTCTAATGGATACAACCACGTTTATTACTTCATCCCTTACTGAAATAAAGCATAACCTTGTAGAAGGAATTATAATAACTGCAATTGTACTTTATTTATTCTTCCGTAGTTTCCGTTCTTCTTTAGTTGTTTTAGTTGCGATTCCAACATCACTGGTTGCTACATTTTTCATGATGTATCAAATGCATTTTACCTTGAACATGCTGTCCTTAATGGGTTTATCTCTAGTTGTAGGTACACTGGTGGATGATTCTATCGTTGTTATAGAAAATATACAGCGGCATATGGATATGGGAAAAAATCCTATACAAGCAGCCATTGAAGGGCGTAAAGAAGTAGGAATGGCAGCAGTAGCCATCACATTATGTGATATTGTTGTATTTGCTCCTATTTCATTTGTAGATGGTATGATAGGTCAGATGTTTAGAGAGTTTGGTTTGACAATCGTTGCAGCTACACTGTTCTCTCTAATTGTATCTTTTACAATTACACCAATGCTTTCTTCAAGGTTATTAAAAGATGAAAGTATTAAAGAGAATAAAATGAAAAAAGTAAGAAATAACTTTTTCACAAGAATTAGTTCCAAAACAGACGGTTCTTTTGAAAAATTTATAGAAGTATATAGAAAATCTCTAATATGGTCTTTAGATAACAGGGAAAAAGTTTTAGCCATAGTTGTCGCTGGGATTGTGCTTAGTGTAGCGCTTATTCCAATGGGATTAATAAAATCAGAATTTATACCTGTGGCAGACCAAAGTAGTTTCACCATTAATATGAAGCTTACTCCAGGATCTACCTTAAAACAAACAGATGAAAAAGTTATGGAGATAGAAAAATATTTACAAGAAACAAAAGAAGTAAAAAATTATTTTTCAATGATTGGACAAAATGGGGAACAAAGCACAGATAAAGCTACTGCGCAAATTTACGTTAACTTAGTACCTAAGGGTGAACGTAAAATAAGTCAAAGTGAACTTACACGTCAGGTTCGTGCTTTTGGGACAAAGATGTCGGGAGTAGATTTCAATGTATCAGAGTCAAATTCATCTGGAGGTAGTAGTAAACCGGTATCAATTAAGATAAAAGGAGACGATTCAGATACTATAAAAGAACTATCAAATGAAGTTGAAAAGTTAATAAATACAATCCCAGGAGTCATTGATATAAGTAACTCTTCAAGTGCAAGAAGTAGCGAACTTAGGGTCAATATAGACAGTCTTGCAGCTACTCAGTACAATCTTTCTACTGCAAATGTAGGCAGTGTTGTTAGAATGGCATTATCAGGAACGAATGTGGGAGTATATAGATCAAATAATGAAGAAAATGATATAACTCTTAAGTTTGAAAATGGACAAATAAAGAGTGCAGAAGACCTTAAGTCCTTGAAAATCACAAATTCATTAGGAGAGCAAATTCCTCTAAGTCAAGTTGCGTCAATTCAAAAAATAGATAGTAATCCTTCTATATCTAGAGAAGATAAACAAGATATGGTAACTGTAGAAGCCAACTTGCAAGGAAGAGTTCTTGGAGAAGTTACCAATGATATTAATACTAAACTAAAATCCCTTTCAATTCCTAATGGATATAGTATAAACTTCGGCGGAAATCAAAAGCAGATGGCAGAGAGCTTTTCGTCTCTTGGATTAGCTTTAATTGCATCTTTAGCCTTGGTTTATATGATTTTAGTAGTACTTTATGAATCATTCTTAACTCCATTTATAAGAATGATGGCACTGCCTTGTGCAATCATAGGAGCATTTGTTTTATTAGCATTAACTGGACAAACTTTAAACATGATGTCAATGATTGGATTGATTATGTTGGAAGGTCTAGCATCTAAAAATGGTACATTACTTATAGATTATACAAATACTCTTATGAAGAGAGGCCATAATTTAAGGGACGCTCTTATAGAATCTGGTGTCACTAGATTAAGACCAATAATAATGACTAGTGCAACAATGATTGTTTCTATGCTGCCTGTTGCCTTATCTATTGGTGAAGGAACTGAAATGAAAAAGAGTATGGCTATAGTAATCATTGGAGGTATGATCGCGTCAACCGCACTTTCACCAATTATATTACCAGTTATTTATACATTAATGGATGATTTAAAAAGAGTTGTCTCTTTTAAAAAGAAAAAAGTTCAAAGTCTAGAGGGGGGTACCACAAATGAAGTTTAA
- a CDS encoding efflux RND transporter periplasmic adaptor subunit, protein MKFKISKKKLVIAGIILAVVVVGSISIFSKSKTVEVEQDVKNVKTQKVTTGTISTNIEYASNLKPEKEVIVLPKAGGKVATVDVNVGDKVSIGQKLFTLETTDYTAQLEQAQAGLSAAVANLERTSDSGFAQQLLQAEQMLGKLQIQYNTVKESYNRTQTLYSAEAVSKKELDDAKAQYDAITIDLKNAEDNLNLLKSKSGPQATKAAEAAVEQAQAGVNAVQNQIDNATITAPIAGVVSEKAVEVGQFASGQAGSVTVIDYSNLKAEINVPDKMLAQIEVGQSVQVDINALPDKKIVGVIDNISPNTSSKNNFYVVKVKIDNSNDEIKSGMFAKISLSAENKSDILMVPNETIKMENGVNYLYTVDNGQVKKISVETGISNEKFTEITSSIEEGLDVITEGQNLLSDGEKVNLVE, encoded by the coding sequence ATGAAGTTTAAGATTTCAAAGAAAAAACTTGTTATAGCAGGTATAATTTTAGCAGTTGTTGTAGTGGGTAGTATTTCTATCTTTAGTAAAAGCAAAACGGTAGAAGTAGAGCAAGATGTTAAAAATGTAAAAACACAAAAAGTTACAACGGGAACAATTTCAACAAATATTGAATATGCAAGTAACCTAAAACCTGAAAAAGAAGTAATAGTTTTACCTAAAGCAGGAGGAAAAGTTGCAACTGTAGATGTAAATGTTGGAGATAAGGTTAGTATAGGTCAAAAATTATTTACATTGGAAACAACAGATTATACAGCACAATTAGAACAGGCGCAAGCAGGATTGAGTGCAGCTGTTGCTAACCTAGAAAGAACAAGTGACTCAGGGTTTGCACAACAATTATTGCAAGCAGAACAGATGTTAGGAAAATTACAAATTCAATATAACACTGTAAAAGAAAGTTATAACAGAACACAAACTTTATATTCAGCAGAAGCAGTATCTAAAAAGGAATTAGATGATGCAAAAGCACAGTATGATGCTATAACTATAGACTTAAAAAATGCTGAAGATAATTTAAATCTGCTAAAGAGTAAATCAGGACCTCAAGCTACAAAGGCTGCAGAAGCTGCAGTGGAACAAGCACAGGCAGGAGTTAATGCGGTACAAAATCAAATAGATAATGCTACTATTACTGCACCAATAGCTGGGGTTGTGTCAGAAAAAGCTGTAGAAGTGGGACAATTTGCTAGTGGACAAGCAGGTTCAGTTACTGTTATAGATTATAGCAATTTAAAAGCAGAAATAAATGTTCCTGATAAAATGCTTGCACAGATTGAAGTAGGGCAATCTGTACAAGTTGATATAAATGCATTACCAGATAAAAAAATAGTCGGGGTAATAGATAATATCAGTCCAAATACAAGTTCTAAAAACAATTTTTATGTTGTCAAAGTTAAAATTGATAATTCAAATGACGAAATAAAATCAGGTATGTTTGCAAAAATATCTCTGTCAGCGGAAAATAAAAGCGACATCTTAATGGTGCCAAATGAAACAATTAAAATGGAGAATGGTGTAAATTATCTTTATACAGTTGATAATGGTCAGGTTAAAAAAATATCTGTTGAAACTGGAATTTCAAATGAGAAATTCACAGAAATAACAAGTAGTATAGAAGAAGGCTTAGATGTTATAACCGAAGGACAAAATTTATTAAGTGATGGAGAAAAAGTAAATTTGGTAGAATAA